In the Scyliorhinus torazame isolate Kashiwa2021f chromosome 4, sScyTor2.1, whole genome shotgun sequence genome, one interval contains:
- the LOC140411321 gene encoding probable G-protein coupled receptor 139 → MLETFNSFKETYYLILSIIGSPVNLLAIVILIRGKCGLSSCTTRYLVAMATADLLVIITEVFLWRVSYYYFPRSFLDITYACRIETFLRRAATDCSVWFTVAFTFDRFVAICCLKLNGKYCTEKTAAVVLATTSILLCVKNTPHYFTQEPVEVINNVPWGCTIKPSYFNNPVWAGFDWFDTVLTPFLPFALILLLNSLTVKHILVASRVRKGLKGQNKGENQSDPEMESRRKSVILLLTISGSFILLWLVYVVHFLYYSITGSSVVEYNSALYIFSQVGNMLLNLNCCTNTFIYGVTQSMFREQVKKAVQYPFTSLFQSRHK, encoded by the exons ATGCTTGAAACATTTAACAGTTTCAAGGAAACATATTATTTGATCCTGTCGATTATTGGTTCCCCCG TTAATTTGCTGGCGATTGTAATCTTGATccggggaaagtgtggcctctcttcctgcaccactcgctacctcgtggctatggcaacggcggatcttctggtcattatcactgaggTATTCCTATGGAGGGTAAGTTATTATTATTTCCCAAGGTCATTCCTGGACATCACCTATGCTTGTAGAATTGAGACTTTCTTACGCCGTGCAGCCACAGACTGCTCTGTCTGGTTCACAGTTgcattcacctttgatcgatttgtagccATTTGCTGCCTGAAGCTGAACGggaaatattgcactgagaaaactgcggctgtggttctagcAACAACCAGCATTCTGCTTTGTGTAAAAAATACCCCACACTACTTTACGCAAGAACCTGTTGAGGTAATCAACAATGTGCCATGGGGGTGCACTATAAAACCAAGCTATTTTAATAATCCCGTATGGGCAGGATTTGACTGGTTTGACACCGTTTTAACCCCATTTCTCCCATTCGCTTTAATCCTGTTGCTTAACTCTTTGACCGTGAAGcacattttagtggccagtcgTGTTCGTAAGGGACTTAAGGGTCAGAATAAGGGAGAGAATCAAAGTGACcctgagatggagagcagaaggaaatctGTGATTCTACTTCTcaccatatccggcagcttcatacTTCTGTGGTTGGTCTATGTTGTACATTTCCTTTATTATAGCATAACGGGGTCAAGTGTCGTGGAATACAATAGTGCTCTATATATCTTCAGTCAAGTTGGAAACATGCTGCTTAATTTAAATTGCTGTACAAACACGTTTATTTATGGGGTGACTCAATCAATGTTCAGAGAACAGGTCAAGAAGGCTGTGCAATATCCGTTTACATCATTATTTCAATCAAGACATAAGTAA